The proteins below are encoded in one region of Sphingobacterium sp. R2:
- a CDS encoding PLP-dependent cysteine synthase family protein, with protein MAEQELLSACLSPTLDRRFKHLWRLVGNTPMLELQYTYGGKPGRIFVKCENYNLTGSIKDRMALYILYKAYMNCQIRPSDVVIEATSGNTGIAFSAIGKALGHQVKIIMPNWLSKERTDIIRSMGSDIQLISKEEGGFLGSIRLSEELASKGGVFLPRQFENQYNAEAHEKTTGYEIVKQLEEQGLVADAFVAGVGTGGTVMGVGRSLRKVNPNVRVHPLEPAESPTLTTGHKVGSHRIQGISDEFIPAIVDLNELDAVVCANDGDAIIMAQKLSRQLGLAVGISSGANVIGAIKLQRELGDEAVVVTLLCDDNKKYLSTDLVKEEPVKDGYLSTDIDFSGFQPICRLPNPVFGA; from the coding sequence ATGGCTGAACAAGAATTATTAAGCGCGTGTTTGTCGCCTACGTTGGACAGGAGATTCAAACATCTGTGGAGATTGGTAGGTAATACGCCTATGTTGGAATTGCAGTATACTTATGGCGGTAAACCAGGGCGAATTTTCGTAAAATGTGAAAACTACAATCTAACGGGCAGCATAAAGGATAGGATGGCGCTGTATATTTTGTATAAAGCGTATATGAATTGTCAAATCCGCCCCAGTGATGTGGTGATTGAAGCGACAAGTGGGAACACCGGGATTGCGTTTTCAGCAATCGGTAAGGCGCTTGGTCATCAAGTAAAGATTATTATGCCAAACTGGCTGAGTAAGGAGCGTACTGATATTATCCGCAGTATGGGTTCCGATATTCAATTGATAAGCAAAGAAGAAGGAGGCTTTTTAGGTAGTATCCGTTTAAGTGAGGAGCTTGCTTCAAAAGGTGGAGTTTTTCTGCCAAGACAATTCGAAAATCAATATAATGCTGAGGCGCATGAGAAAACCACAGGTTACGAGATTGTGAAGCAGCTGGAAGAGCAAGGCTTGGTGGCGGATGCTTTCGTTGCTGGTGTAGGAACGGGTGGTACGGTTATGGGGGTAGGCCGTAGCTTAAGAAAGGTCAATCCAAATGTCCGCGTTCATCCATTGGAGCCCGCAGAAAGTCCGACATTAACCACAGGGCATAAGGTTGGATCGCACCGTATCCAGGGAATTTCGGATGAGTTTATCCCAGCGATTGTGGATCTAAATGAACTTGATGCTGTTGTTTGTGCCAACGATGGCGATGCCATTATCATGGCGCAGAAGTTATCGCGCCAATTGGGACTGGCTGTTGGAATCTCCTCAGGTGCAAATGTGATCGGAGCGATTAAATTACAGCGTGAGCTGGGCGATGAAGCAGTTGTCGTGACCCTGCTATGTGATGACAATAAAAAATATCTCAGTACTGATTTAGTGAAAGAGGAACCTGTAAAAGATGGATACCTTTCTACGGATATAGATTTTTCAGGTTTTCAACCAATCTGCAGATTGCCAAATCCAGTATTTGGTGCTTAA
- a CDS encoding DUF5686 family protein, with translation MRANIDAKTFITKLFFSITLVLTVSLALAQNKTVTGIVKDAKTKSPIPYATVAVVGAPASAGTTTSTNANGEFKLVFPISYVKIRASYIGYDSKDAFVTNDATQTKEILMDQQDNMLEEVVVKAKKKKYSNKDNPAVALIRKVIENKEKNRLAGQQYAQYDQYEKMSLGLSNLSEKFVNKKIFKNYQFLFETDDSAKTANKYVLPAFIEEKISKVYYRKDPSKTKQYILGDQRAQFDPKFIDNDGLSAYFNKLYEQVDIYDNNISLVTNQFLSPIANSAPTFYKFFITDTIKTVQPWVVELSFFPRNKADMLFKGQLYVTLDGNYAVQGANMTVADDINLNFVRDLQIQLKFEKDSKSRFYLKTSTLGIDFSLTEKGMGIRGSRTVDYNNYKVGIQQPDSIYDGPSTVIAYNVENKKATKTLFETQRPLALAQNELNIYHNIDTLQKIPSFRTFMDIAALVLSGYKQAGPVEIGPVNTFYSFNPVEGFRLRIGGRTTESLSKRFYAETYAAYGFKDQKWKYFFSGTYAFNNKSVYSFPMHYIRASYKKDTKIPGQKLEFIQEDNFLLSFKRGDNDRYIYETNYGLEYKKEFLNHVAVGAAFNINRQTPAGSLTYQMIDANNESRLFNELNSTELSVNFRYAPHEEFYQGKIYRTPIFNQYPIFTFNYTAGIKGLAKGEYNYHNFNVSAFKRFYFSQFGFADVTAEGNYIAGKEIPFPFLTIHRANQTYAYQLNSYNLMNFLEFVSDHNASLNVQYYMNGFLLNKIPLIKRLKLREVFSFKGVYGGLRKENNPDDPNYGSKVFTWQHNSDGVQSSYTFGSQPYMEASIGLSNIFKILRVDYVKRLNYLDHVDAPAWGIRARVRFDF, from the coding sequence ATGAGAGCTAACATAGACGCAAAGACCTTCATAACTAAACTCTTTTTTTCGATAACACTCGTGCTAACGGTATCTTTGGCCCTTGCCCAAAATAAAACTGTTACCGGTATCGTTAAAGATGCAAAGACCAAGAGTCCTATACCTTACGCGACCGTCGCTGTAGTAGGTGCTCCAGCTTCTGCCGGAACCACGACATCGACCAACGCCAATGGTGAATTTAAACTTGTCTTTCCAATATCTTATGTAAAAATTAGAGCAAGCTATATTGGGTACGATAGCAAAGACGCTTTTGTAACGAATGATGCAACGCAAACAAAAGAGATTTTAATGGATCAGCAGGACAATATGCTGGAAGAAGTTGTTGTCAAGGCCAAAAAGAAAAAATATAGCAACAAAGATAATCCTGCCGTTGCACTGATCCGAAAAGTCATTGAGAATAAGGAAAAAAATAGACTTGCAGGGCAGCAATATGCGCAATATGACCAGTATGAAAAAATGTCCTTAGGATTAAGTAATCTTTCGGAAAAATTTGTCAATAAAAAGATCTTCAAAAACTATCAATTTCTCTTTGAAACAGACGATTCGGCTAAAACGGCCAACAAATATGTCTTGCCAGCTTTCATCGAGGAAAAGATCTCAAAGGTCTATTATCGTAAAGATCCAAGCAAAACTAAACAGTATATTCTAGGGGATCAGCGCGCACAATTTGATCCTAAATTTATTGATAACGATGGTTTGTCAGCTTACTTCAATAAACTTTATGAACAAGTCGATATTTATGATAACAACATCTCCTTAGTTACTAATCAGTTTTTGAGTCCAATTGCCAATTCAGCCCCCACTTTTTATAAGTTTTTCATTACGGATACCATAAAGACTGTACAACCCTGGGTAGTCGAATTAAGCTTTTTTCCACGCAACAAAGCAGATATGTTGTTCAAAGGCCAACTCTATGTGACATTGGATGGCAATTATGCTGTTCAGGGCGCCAACATGACGGTTGCTGATGATATCAACTTAAATTTCGTGCGTGATCTTCAGATACAACTTAAATTTGAGAAAGATAGCAAAAGCCGCTTCTACTTAAAAACGAGTACACTGGGTATCGATTTTTCGTTAACGGAGAAGGGTATGGGAATCCGCGGCAGCCGGACAGTGGATTACAACAATTATAAAGTAGGCATACAACAACCTGACAGTATCTATGATGGTCCGTCAACGGTAATCGCCTATAATGTTGAAAACAAGAAAGCAACAAAGACTTTATTTGAAACACAGCGCCCACTTGCCCTGGCGCAAAACGAATTGAATATCTATCATAACATTGATACCTTACAAAAGATTCCTTCATTCCGTACATTCATGGACATCGCCGCGCTGGTACTTTCCGGTTACAAACAGGCGGGCCCGGTTGAAATCGGCCCTGTGAATACGTTCTATAGTTTCAATCCCGTAGAAGGTTTCCGTTTGCGTATCGGTGGCCGTACCACAGAATCGCTAAGCAAGCGTTTCTATGCGGAAACTTATGCTGCTTATGGGTTTAAAGACCAGAAATGGAAATATTTTTTCAGTGGAACCTATGCGTTCAATAACAAATCTGTCTACTCTTTTCCTATGCACTACATCAGGGCATCTTATAAAAAAGACACCAAAATCCCTGGGCAAAAGCTCGAGTTTATTCAAGAAGACAACTTTTTGCTCTCTTTCAAACGCGGGGATAATGATCGATATATCTATGAGACAAATTATGGTTTAGAGTACAAAAAAGAATTTTTAAATCACGTGGCAGTTGGAGCGGCTTTCAATATTAACAGACAAACGCCAGCCGGAAGCTTAACCTACCAAATGATTGATGCCAATAACGAGAGCAGATTATTTAACGAATTGAATTCAACAGAATTGTCCGTTAATTTCAGATATGCCCCTCACGAAGAGTTTTATCAAGGAAAGATTTATAGAACACCTATTTTCAATCAATACCCGATCTTTACATTCAACTATACCGCGGGAATTAAAGGCCTGGCTAAAGGTGAGTATAATTACCACAACTTCAATGTAAGCGCATTCAAGCGCTTCTATTTTAGTCAGTTTGGATTTGCAGACGTCACAGCTGAGGGGAATTATATCGCAGGAAAAGAAATTCCATTCCCTTTCTTAACAATTCACCGCGCCAACCAGACTTATGCCTATCAATTGAATTCGTATAACCTGATGAACTTCCTTGAGTTTGTCAGTGACCATAACGCATCATTAAATGTACAGTACTACATGAATGGTTTTCTTTTGAATAAGATTCCGTTGATCAAAAGACTTAAATTACGCGAGGTATTCAGTTTCAAGGGGGTATATGGCGGATTGCGCAAAGAAAACAATCCTGACGACCCTAATTATGGTTCAAAAGTATTTACCTGGCAGCACAATTCGGATGGTGTACAAAGCTCTTACACCTTCGGATCACAACCTTATATGGAAGCCAGTATCGGTCTTTCCAACATTTTCAAAATATTGCGCGTAGACTACGTAAAACGGCTTAATTATCTTGATCACGTCGATGCACCTGCTTGGGGAATCCGTGCTCGTGTCAGATTTGACTTCTAA
- a CDS encoding ABC transporter ATP-binding protein, with amino-acid sequence MLLEINHVTKDYANHRALDDVSIQIPKGKIFGLLGPNGAGKTSLIRIINQITAPDSGEILFNGEILGPKHIAQIGYLPEERGLYKKMKIGDQMLYLAQLKGLSKKEALLRIQNWCERLDITSWWDKKIEDLSKGMQQKVQFVATVIHQPQLIILDEPFSGFDPVNANIIKEQILRLNQEGATIIFSTHRMETVEELCDNIALINRSKKILDGAVQTIKKEYRNHTYKLEYTTAEDNFLLSHNPQFEVIDTKMIDKTYTTTIQLNNNIHINEVLMHLIPRIQLNQLIEIVPSMADIFIQKVTQASPIVNNHA; translated from the coding sequence ATGTTACTCGAAATCAATCATGTCACCAAAGATTACGCCAATCACCGCGCATTGGACGATGTTTCCATTCAAATTCCCAAGGGAAAAATTTTTGGACTACTGGGGCCGAACGGTGCCGGAAAAACTTCACTAATCCGTATTATAAACCAAATTACAGCCCCCGATTCGGGTGAAATATTGTTTAATGGCGAGATTTTGGGCCCTAAGCATATTGCACAAATCGGTTATTTACCAGAAGAGCGCGGGTTATACAAAAAAATGAAAATTGGCGATCAAATGCTGTATTTGGCACAACTGAAAGGACTTTCAAAAAAAGAAGCACTGCTGCGCATTCAAAATTGGTGCGAACGTTTGGACATCACCTCCTGGTGGGACAAAAAAATAGAAGATCTCAGCAAGGGAATGCAGCAGAAAGTACAATTTGTTGCTACAGTCATCCATCAACCACAATTGATCATCCTGGATGAACCCTTTTCGGGATTCGACCCGGTCAATGCCAATATCATAAAAGAACAGATACTCCGTTTGAATCAAGAAGGTGCAACCATCATCTTCTCCACGCACCGAATGGAAACCGTAGAAGAACTCTGTGATAATATAGCCCTGATCAACCGATCAAAAAAAATATTGGATGGTGCTGTGCAAACCATTAAAAAAGAATACCGTAATCACACCTATAAACTAGAATATACAACAGCCGAAGATAATTTTCTTCTGTCCCATAACCCCCAGTTTGAAGTCATTGACACAAAAATGATCGACAAAACATATACCACTACAATTCAGTTAAATAACAATATTCATATCAATGAAGTGTTAATGCATTTAATACCCCGTATACAGCTCAATCAACTCATCGAAATCGTCCCCTCCATGGCCGATATTTTTATTCAAAAAGTTACCCAAGCCTCACCAATAGTCAACAATCATGCATAA
- a CDS encoding 4-hydroxybenzoate octaprenyltransferase: protein MKKYLSLVLFAHSVFALPFAFIGFFLALHTTEYAFSWKLLVLMLVCMVTARNAAMAFNRYLDRDIDAINPRTAMRDIPSGKISANNALVFTLVNCLIFIGATYFINSLCFMLSPVALFVVLFYSYTKRITPLCHLVLGAGLGLAPIGAYMVITGQFATVPVLYGFAVLTWVSGFDIIYALQDEVFDRENQLNSIPVWLGTKGAMRVSECLHVFSFIFILIPAFLMPVGWIYYLGVVFYGALLIYQHTLFSSTNLSRVNRDFMTTNGYASVIFAVFYLLDIWLIK from the coding sequence ATGAAAAAATATTTGTCTTTAGTTTTATTCGCCCACAGTGTATTTGCATTGCCATTTGCCTTTATCGGCTTTTTTTTGGCACTGCATACAACGGAATATGCCTTTTCGTGGAAATTATTAGTACTGATGCTTGTATGCATGGTAACGGCTCGTAATGCCGCTATGGCGTTCAATCGCTATCTGGATAGAGATATTGATGCGATAAATCCAAGGACGGCCATGCGTGATATTCCTTCAGGAAAGATTTCAGCGAATAATGCGCTGGTCTTTACACTTGTAAATTGCCTCATTTTTATAGGGGCGACGTATTTTATTAATTCTCTCTGTTTTATGCTGTCGCCAGTAGCGCTTTTTGTGGTACTTTTCTATTCTTACACGAAGCGTATAACACCGTTATGTCACCTTGTGTTGGGGGCTGGGCTGGGATTGGCGCCAATAGGCGCCTATATGGTGATTACCGGGCAGTTTGCAACAGTGCCAGTGCTTTATGGCTTTGCCGTGCTGACCTGGGTAAGTGGATTTGATATTATATATGCACTGCAGGATGAAGTGTTTGATCGGGAAAACCAGCTCAATTCTATACCGGTTTGGTTAGGGACGAAAGGTGCCATGCGCGTTTCGGAATGCCTACATGTGTTTTCTTTTATTTTTATTTTAATACCCGCATTTCTGATGCCGGTGGGCTGGATTTATTATTTAGGGGTGGTCTTTTACGGTGCCTTGCTGATTTACCAGCATACCCTGTTTTCATCGACTAATTTAAGTCGGGTTAATCGGGACTTTATGACAACCAATGGTTATGCCTCCGTGATTTTTGCGGTTTTCTATCTCTTGGATATCTGGCTGATCAAATAA
- the yihA gene encoding ribosome biogenesis GTP-binding protein YihA/YsxC — protein MEVKKAEFVCSNTRVDKLPAPTLPEYAFIGRSNVGKSSLINAMTNKKGLAKTSQKPGKTQLINHFIIDDTWYLVDLPGYGFAKASKTSRNEWEKFIRRYLTHRDNLQCVFVLVDSRHEPQKIDLDFCYWLGECGLPFMLVFTKADKQSAVKSDANVAKFKKSLLQWFEEVPQIFLTSAEKKIGHEPILDAIAEVNSRFVPPELDGNGQFQPRF, from the coding sequence ATGGAAGTGAAAAAAGCCGAATTCGTGTGTAGTAACACGAGAGTTGACAAATTACCAGCACCAACTTTGCCGGAGTATGCTTTTATCGGACGTTCGAATGTCGGTAAATCATCATTGATTAATGCGATGACCAACAAAAAAGGACTTGCCAAAACCTCTCAAAAGCCAGGTAAGACCCAGTTGATCAATCATTTTATCATCGACGACACGTGGTATCTGGTGGATTTGCCAGGATATGGTTTTGCCAAAGCCTCAAAGACGAGTCGTAATGAATGGGAAAAGTTCATCCGCAGATACTTAACTCATCGGGATAATTTGCAATGCGTTTTCGTGTTGGTGGATAGCCGGCATGAACCACAAAAGATCGACCTGGATTTCTGCTATTGGCTTGGAGAATGCGGGTTGCCTTTTATGTTGGTTTTCACCAAGGCCGACAAGCAATCGGCAGTGAAATCCGATGCTAATGTTGCGAAGTTTAAAAAATCATTGCTACAATGGTTTGAGGAGGTCCCACAGATTTTCCTGACCTCGGCGGAAAAGAAAATAGGACATGAGCCTATTTTGGACGCTATTGCTGAAGTTAATAGCCGATTTGTTCCTCCTGAGCTGGATGGAAACGGACAGTTCCAGCCTAGATTTTAA
- a CDS encoding cytochrome c biogenesis protein CcdA, producing the protein MKVNFKLFILLLFLIVPLGMFAQSDTTNSMEGIEFTDGSISPDSLSFEESPDTASVQADANKPTTMEDAAAAKPAAEGKKSLWSIFIAGLVGGFAALLMPCIFPMLPLTVSYFTKQSGSRANGISKALLYGLFIIVIYVALGMLITISFGSDALNALSTDGIFNFIFFVLLVGFAASFFGAFEITLPSSFVNKMDAKSDKGGLVGLFFMAFSLSLVSFSCTGPIIGTLLVEAASKGERLGPAIGMLGFSIALAIPFGLFAMFPSMLKSLPKSGGWLNSVKVVLGFLELALALKFLSNVDLAYHWNWLDREVFLSLWIAIFALMGLYLIGKIKFSHDSDLKFLSVPRTILAIVVFSFVVYMVPGLWGAPLKSISAFLPPSATQDFDLSSGVSTTAAHSDGKIKKYAEIFHERGTPKGFDPYYDYEQALATAKELNKPVLIDFTGWNCVNCRKMEANVWTDKAVAKLLKEEFVMAELFVDDKTALATNEQFVSKYSGKKINTIGKKNSDFQAATFDSNSQPLYVIVDPTGKKLVPQSGANYDVEEYKAFLQGGLDAFKQKN; encoded by the coding sequence ATGAAAGTCAATTTCAAACTATTTATCCTCTTGTTGTTCCTGATTGTGCCGCTTGGTATGTTTGCACAGTCTGACACAACAAATTCGATGGAAGGAATCGAATTTACGGACGGCAGCATAAGTCCCGACTCATTATCTTTTGAAGAATCCCCGGATACTGCTTCAGTCCAGGCAGATGCAAATAAGCCGACCACAATGGAGGATGCAGCAGCGGCCAAGCCCGCTGCCGAAGGCAAAAAGTCGTTGTGGAGTATTTTCATAGCGGGACTAGTAGGCGGTTTTGCGGCGTTATTGATGCCGTGTATTTTTCCTATGCTGCCTTTGACAGTGAGTTATTTTACCAAACAGTCGGGAAGTCGTGCAAATGGGATCAGTAAAGCCCTATTATACGGTTTGTTTATTATAGTGATCTATGTGGCTTTGGGGATGCTCATCACGATCTCATTTGGCTCAGATGCCCTCAATGCGCTTTCGACCGACGGTATCTTCAATTTCATCTTCTTTGTACTATTGGTAGGGTTTGCGGCTTCTTTTTTTGGCGCATTTGAAATTACATTACCAAGTTCGTTTGTCAATAAAATGGATGCAAAATCAGACAAAGGTGGTTTAGTGGGCTTATTCTTTATGGCTTTCAGCTTGTCTCTGGTCTCATTTTCCTGTACAGGACCGATTATAGGCACCCTGCTGGTGGAGGCCGCCTCGAAGGGCGAAAGGCTAGGACCAGCGATTGGTATGCTGGGATTCTCTATTGCCTTGGCGATTCCGTTTGGTTTGTTCGCCATGTTTCCTTCTATGCTTAAATCCTTACCGAAATCGGGTGGTTGGTTGAACAGTGTAAAAGTGGTGCTGGGGTTTTTGGAACTCGCTTTAGCGTTAAAATTTTTATCCAATGTCGATTTAGCTTACCACTGGAATTGGTTGGATAGAGAGGTGTTTCTGTCGCTCTGGATTGCTATCTTTGCGCTGATGGGCTTATATTTAATTGGTAAGATCAAATTCTCCCACGACAGTGATCTGAAATTCCTATCAGTTCCGCGGACTATTTTGGCTATTGTTGTATTTTCTTTTGTGGTGTATATGGTGCCAGGTTTGTGGGGTGCGCCTTTAAAATCGATTTCTGCTTTTTTACCACCATCGGCGACACAAGACTTTGATTTGTCTTCTGGTGTAAGCACGACGGCTGCGCATTCGGACGGGAAAATTAAAAAATACGCTGAAATCTTTCATGAGCGGGGGACCCCGAAGGGCTTTGATCCGTATTATGATTATGAACAGGCATTAGCGACGGCTAAAGAATTAAATAAGCCGGTATTAATTGATTTTACGGGTTGGAACTGTGTCAATTGTCGTAAAATGGAAGCGAATGTTTGGACGGACAAAGCGGTGGCCAAATTGTTGAAGGAAGAGTTTGTTATGGCCGAACTTTTCGTTGACGATAAAACAGCATTGGCTACAAACGAACAATTTGTTTCGAAATACAGTGGTAAAAAAATTAATACCATTGGTAAGAAGAACAGCGATTTTCAAGCAGCTACATTCGATAGCAATTCGCAACCGCTGTATGTAATTGTCGATCCAACGGGCAAAAAGCTGGTGCCTCAAAGTGGAGCCAACTATGATGTAGAGGAGTATAAAGCTTTCCTTCAAGGTGGCTTAGATGCCTTTAAACAAAAAAACTAA
- a CDS encoding PNGase F N-terminal domain-containing protein, whose translation MKKSILFAAILGISLTSRAQKRPTYVIQYNQSFNGNAAAHQNAILVYANEKETFVSSEKEMQGLLQAPYERVVVDRSGGNALLKIAKLKDGSIILTKDSLALSKQKFNTTDVTKTILGYPCKKVETSINSNKIEVWYTDKLGVKGAPTELGQNLGLVLEVIRNGNTRTFATRVEKVKTIPDQLRLKGNEKLYDELAYKDLIWKNRFVQIPVFRKERIRFSDDVKSDSILRFANGTVLVKKVRIPKIKTSDNVFVQLVEQSKGDAYDRTGSVFIIPTNKAQSFLDGMKNGVGTLPKYENGNGKAYQGVVKTASFEPIVELMRFFTPFGVKQFNYLQLKDKVWQDSVLYRQDVSELAGMLSGQEVYVGAFIGNYDKEGHEVSVELTIHPGFDAASQGNLKKTMSLFTTTNVMEMGGQEYGSMFDEEKGLRVSFHLDQDAKNVQLRYITTGHGGWGNGDEFVPKENRIFLNDSLLFKYTPWRNDCGSYRLFNPASGNFASGLSSSDLSRSNWCPGTLTPPIYIDLGDLKAGDHTMQVQIPQGAPEGTSFSSWNVTGTLLFD comes from the coding sequence ATGAAGAAAAGTATTCTTTTTGCCGCGATTTTAGGTATTTCATTAACATCACGGGCACAAAAGCGGCCGACTTATGTGATTCAATATAACCAAAGTTTCAATGGAAATGCAGCTGCCCATCAGAATGCCATTCTGGTTTATGCAAACGAGAAAGAGACGTTCGTCAGTTCAGAGAAAGAAATGCAGGGACTGTTGCAAGCACCCTACGAACGGGTTGTCGTGGATCGTTCCGGAGGTAATGCCTTACTTAAAATTGCTAAACTCAAAGACGGGTCAATCATTTTAACCAAAGATTCACTCGCGCTTTCGAAGCAAAAATTTAACACGACAGACGTGACTAAAACGATCTTGGGCTATCCGTGCAAAAAAGTTGAGACCAGCATCAATTCCAATAAAATAGAAGTTTGGTACACGGATAAATTAGGGGTAAAGGGTGCGCCGACGGAACTTGGTCAGAACCTTGGTTTGGTACTTGAGGTAATCCGTAATGGGAATACACGGACTTTTGCCACCAGAGTTGAAAAAGTAAAGACGATACCGGATCAACTGCGGCTAAAAGGAAATGAAAAATTGTACGATGAACTCGCTTATAAAGATCTGATCTGGAAGAATCGTTTTGTCCAAATACCTGTTTTTCGGAAGGAACGCATACGTTTTTCAGATGATGTAAAGTCGGATTCTATTTTGCGTTTTGCCAATGGAACTGTGTTGGTGAAAAAGGTGAGAATCCCAAAAATAAAGACCAGTGACAATGTATTTGTGCAGTTGGTGGAACAATCAAAAGGTGATGCCTATGATCGCACCGGTTCAGTTTTTATCATCCCGACCAATAAAGCGCAGAGCTTTTTGGATGGGATGAAAAATGGCGTGGGCACCCTGCCGAAGTATGAGAATGGAAATGGTAAAGCTTATCAAGGTGTTGTGAAAACAGCTTCGTTTGAACCCATTGTGGAATTGATGCGTTTCTTTACACCCTTTGGTGTTAAGCAATTTAACTATCTTCAGTTAAAGGATAAGGTTTGGCAGGACTCGGTGCTGTACCGTCAAGATGTATCTGAATTAGCAGGTATGCTAAGCGGACAGGAGGTTTATGTGGGGGCCTTTATTGGTAACTATGATAAAGAGGGACATGAAGTGAGCGTTGAGTTGACGATACATCCTGGCTTCGATGCTGCGTCACAGGGCAATCTGAAAAAGACGATGTCTTTATTTACGACGACCAATGTCATGGAAATGGGAGGTCAGGAGTATGGATCTATGTTCGATGAGGAGAAGGGCTTGAGAGTATCCTTTCATTTGGACCAAGACGCTAAAAATGTGCAATTACGCTATATTACCACTGGTCATGGGGGCTGGGGTAACGGTGATGAATTTGTGCCTAAGGAAAACCGTATTTTCCTCAACGATTCGCTGCTTTTTAAATATACACCTTGGCGCAACGATTGCGGGTCTTATCGATTGTTTAATCCAGCTTCAGGCAATTTTGCTTCCGGCTTGTCTTCCTCTGATCTGAGCCGTTCCAATTGGTGTCCGGGTACCTTAACGCCACCCATTTACATCGACTTGGGCGATTTAAAAGCGGGCGACCACACGATGCAGGTACAGATTCCACAAGGAGCTCCTGAAGGAACGAGTTTTAGTAGCTGGAATGTAACGGGTACTTTGTTATTCGATTAA
- a CDS encoding Lrp/AsnC family transcriptional regulator, whose translation MMELDEIDVKLLRLLQQDASLSNKALSFELNKSIAAVHERVRKLKRLGYIKKTVAILDRHKIGIGLISFSQVFLKAHTFEVLNEFEKEVAKFPEVMECYQMAGSYDFMLRIATKDMDAYHIFLRHRLAVLPQVNTVQTYFVLSETKSETAYPL comes from the coding sequence ATTATGGAATTAGATGAAATCGATGTAAAATTATTACGTCTTCTACAACAGGATGCATCACTGAGCAACAAAGCGCTATCTTTTGAACTCAATAAATCTATCGCAGCCGTTCACGAACGCGTTCGAAAACTTAAGCGTTTAGGCTATATTAAAAAAACGGTCGCTATTTTAGACCGTCATAAGATTGGTATTGGGCTGATTTCATTTTCTCAGGTCTTTCTTAAAGCACATACATTTGAAGTGTTGAATGAATTCGAAAAAGAAGTAGCTAAATTTCCCGAGGTGATGGAATGCTACCAAATGGCGGGTTCTTACGACTTTATGTTGCGTATCGCCACCAAAGATATGGATGCCTACCATATTTTTTTGCGACATCGTCTGGCGGTATTACCTCAAGTGAACACCGTACAGACCTACTTTGTATTATCGGAAACTAAAAGCGAGACCGCTTATCCTCTTTAA